A genomic region of Phenylobacterium parvum contains the following coding sequences:
- a CDS encoding response regulator: MVPLSRELVVLVIDDNVGMRSIMTAVLRALGFSEIRLADDAIEAQKIIPHVKPDLIITDLKMPILDGVTFVRNLRADESNPFSEVPIIVATGHTEEKHVKACIAAGVDQFLAKPITGRALAERITRALSPDRQFVRVGDYNGPHRPMGRNYPSADVE, from the coding sequence ATGGTTCCTCTCAGCCGCGAACTTGTTGTTCTGGTCATCGACGACAATGTCGGCATGCGCAGCATCATGACGGCTGTGCTCCGCGCCCTGGGCTTTTCGGAAATCCGGCTGGCCGACGACGCGATCGAGGCCCAGAAGATCATTCCCCACGTCAAGCCGGACCTGATCATCACCGACCTGAAGATGCCGATCCTCGACGGCGTGACCTTTGTCCGCAACCTACGCGCCGACGAGTCCAATCCCTTCAGCGAGGTCCCGATCATCGTCGCGACGGGCCATACCGAAGAAAAACACGTCAAGGCCTGCATCGCGGCCGGCGTGGACCAGTTCCTGGCCAAGCCCATCACCGGCCGGGCCCTGGCCGAGCGGATCACCCGGGCCCTGTCTCCGGACCGGCAGTTTGTCAGGGTCGGCGACTACAATGGCCCGCACCGCCCCATGGGGCGCAACTACCCATCCGCCGACGTCGAATAG
- a CDS encoding calcium-binding protein has product MRILVILAHYFAAEAKPRHASTDGSREADRKAAVEAAIRSWRAHFGPSAMLDVGSRSFHMGPRSEDTVDIVVTTANEKHLMTPEFCTAMGVRVAKHTLDQPRMLGFTAQGLFAAWRNLYDLFVFSEDDLKINDPAFVDKIVWFNRTFGPRRVLMPNRVELNPAGHAPKTYIDGDLAPALAADMKRHVTDEETLYGSPFGREGVFQRARNPHSGFYALTRDQLSYWMSQPHWLDRDCSFVSPLESAATLGIAKTFSIYKPFGASSGFLEIEHLDDRFSTMKLPVRDRL; this is encoded by the coding sequence ATGCGCATCCTGGTCATCCTGGCTCACTACTTCGCCGCCGAGGCCAAGCCCCGGCACGCCTCCACCGATGGCAGCCGCGAGGCGGACCGCAAGGCGGCGGTCGAGGCGGCGATCCGCAGCTGGCGGGCGCACTTCGGCCCCAGCGCCATGCTGGACGTGGGCTCGCGGTCCTTCCACATGGGCCCACGGTCCGAGGACACCGTGGATATCGTCGTGACCACGGCGAACGAAAAACACCTGATGACGCCGGAGTTCTGCACGGCCATGGGGGTGCGGGTGGCCAAGCACACCCTCGACCAGCCGCGCATGCTGGGCTTCACCGCCCAGGGCCTCTTCGCGGCCTGGCGCAACCTCTACGACCTGTTCGTCTTCAGCGAGGACGACCTGAAGATCAACGACCCGGCCTTTGTCGACAAGATCGTCTGGTTCAACCGCACCTTCGGCCCCCGTCGCGTGCTCATGCCCAACCGGGTCGAGCTGAACCCCGCGGGCCACGCCCCGAAGACCTACATCGACGGCGACCTGGCGCCGGCCCTGGCCGCCGACATGAAGCGCCACGTGACGGATGAGGAGACCCTGTACGGCTCGCCCTTCGGCCGGGAGGGCGTTTTCCAGCGGGCGCGCAACCCGCACTCGGGCTTCTACGCCCTCACCCGCGACCAGCTGTCCTACTGGATGAGCCAGCCCCACTGGCTGGACCGCGACTGCAGCTTCGTCTCGCCCCTGGAGAGCGCCGCCACCCTGGGGATCGCCAAGACCTTCTCGATCTACAAGCCCTTTGGCGCCTCTTCGGGCTTCCTCGAGATCGAGCACCTGGACGACCGGTTCTCGACCATGAAGCTGCCGGTGCGGGACCGGCTCTGA
- a CDS encoding acyl-CoA dehydrogenase family protein, whose translation MADFGGGDPEAFRKEVREWVEANFPAELKGRPNPMMREERSKPTEAQEAWRKAVGSKGWGTPTWPAQYGGGGLSAAEARVIQQEFGRAGAYNPIGGMGVMMFGPTLLEYGTEDQKLEHIPLICRGDVQWCQGFSEPGAGSDLAALQTRAEDKGDHFLINGQKIWTSGAQYADWCFCLVRTDTTKKHEGISFVLFSMHQPGVEVRPIKLIAGNSPFCETFFTDARAEKKNLVGPLNGGWTIAKRLLQHERGGLSGAGGGGGMGGRSLVDLAREYVGVDEQGRISDPDLRTRVVQHEIEGRSFQQTAVRAMLESKGNSGPSAATSIMKNAGTSWMQMRHELTLEIMGHQGLGWEGDAFKAEELGAVRGWLGGKAFTIYGGSQEVQSNIISKRILGLPDLTQHN comes from the coding sequence ATGGCTGATTTTGGAGGCGGCGATCCCGAGGCCTTCCGCAAGGAAGTTCGCGAGTGGGTCGAGGCCAATTTCCCCGCCGAGCTGAAGGGCCGGCCCAACCCGATGATGCGCGAGGAGCGCTCCAAGCCGACCGAGGCCCAGGAAGCCTGGCGCAAGGCGGTCGGGTCCAAGGGCTGGGGCACCCCCACCTGGCCGGCCCAATACGGCGGCGGCGGACTCTCGGCCGCTGAGGCCCGGGTGATCCAGCAGGAGTTCGGCCGCGCCGGGGCCTACAACCCGATCGGCGGCATGGGCGTGATGATGTTCGGCCCGACCCTGCTCGAGTACGGCACCGAGGACCAGAAGCTGGAGCACATCCCGCTGATCTGCCGCGGCGACGTCCAGTGGTGCCAGGGCTTCTCCGAGCCGGGCGCCGGTTCGGACCTCGCGGCCCTGCAGACCCGGGCCGAGGACAAGGGCGACCACTTCCTGATCAACGGCCAGAAGATCTGGACGTCAGGCGCCCAGTACGCCGACTGGTGCTTCTGCCTGGTGCGCACCGACACCACCAAGAAGCATGAAGGCATCTCCTTCGTCCTCTTCAGCATGCACCAGCCGGGCGTCGAAGTGCGTCCGATCAAGCTGATCGCCGGCAACTCGCCCTTCTGCGAGACCTTCTTCACCGACGCCCGCGCCGAGAAGAAGAACCTGGTCGGGCCGCTGAACGGCGGCTGGACCATCGCCAAGCGCCTTCTCCAGCACGAGCGCGGCGGCCTGTCCGGCGCCGGCGGCGGCGGCGGCATGGGCGGACGGTCCCTGGTGGACCTGGCCCGCGAGTATGTCGGCGTGGACGAGCAGGGCCGGATCTCCGACCCCGACCTTCGCACCCGCGTCGTCCAGCACGAGATCGAGGGCCGTTCCTTCCAGCAGACCGCCGTGCGCGCCATGCTGGAGAGCAAGGGCAATTCCGGCCCCAGCGCGGCGACTTCGATCATGAAGAACGCCGGCACGAGCTGGATGCAGATGCGCCACGAGCTCACGCTCGAGATCATGGGCCACCAGGGCCTCGGCTGGGAAGGCGACGCCTTCAAGGCCGAGGAGCTCGGCGCCGTCCGCGGCTGGCTGGGCGGCAAGGCCTTCACGATCTACGGCGGCAGCCAGGAGGTGCAGAGCAACATCATCTCCAAGCGCATCCTCGGCCTGCCCGACCTTACCCAGCACAACTGA
- a CDS encoding acyl-CoA dehydrogenase family protein, whose amino-acid sequence MADFGDSGLDAFRAEARDWLEANFPASLRKDLAALEAMVMSPEPPKGDFALWKERMGAKGWGVPTWPAQYGGGGLSREQARVLQQEMAAIGAVNPIVGMGVSMFGPTLLEYGTEAQKQKYIPDIVHGRIRWCQGFSEPGAGSDLASLQTRAEDKGDHFLVNGQKIWTSGAQWADMIFCLVRTDTTKKHEGISFVVFSMRQPGVEARPIRLIAGNSPFCETFITDVKVPKDDLIGPLNGGWSVAKRLLQHERSGMDGARRGPAQKVILGQVAKRYVGEDDQGRLADPDLRTRIVMNEMDQAALQATVRRAAQEAKGNSGPSATTSIMKNANMKIAQDRAELTLEFMGHQGLGWEGQDFAAAELSAVRGWLSGKAGSIYGGSNEVQNNIISKRILGLPDLTQSR is encoded by the coding sequence ATGGCCGATTTTGGCGACAGTGGACTCGACGCCTTCCGGGCCGAGGCCCGCGACTGGCTTGAGGCGAATTTCCCCGCCTCCCTCCGCAAAGATCTCGCCGCGCTCGAGGCGATGGTCATGTCCCCCGAGCCGCCGAAGGGCGATTTCGCCCTCTGGAAGGAGCGCATGGGCGCCAAGGGTTGGGGCGTCCCGACCTGGCCGGCCCAGTACGGCGGCGGCGGGCTTTCCCGCGAACAGGCCCGGGTGCTGCAGCAGGAGATGGCGGCCATCGGCGCCGTGAACCCCATCGTCGGCATGGGCGTCAGCATGTTTGGCCCGACCCTGCTGGAGTACGGCACCGAGGCCCAGAAGCAGAAGTACATCCCCGACATCGTCCACGGCCGTATTCGCTGGTGCCAGGGCTTCTCCGAGCCCGGCGCGGGATCGGACCTGGCCTCGCTCCAGACCCGGGCCGAGGACAAGGGCGACCACTTCCTGGTCAACGGCCAGAAGATCTGGACGTCAGGCGCCCAGTGGGCCGACATGATCTTCTGCCTGGTGCGCACCGACACCACCAAGAAGCATGAAGGCATCTCCTTCGTGGTCTTCTCCATGCGCCAGCCCGGCGTCGAGGCCCGCCCGATCCGCCTGATCGCCGGCAACTCGCCCTTCTGCGAAACCTTCATCACCGACGTGAAGGTGCCCAAGGACGACCTGATCGGCCCGCTCAACGGCGGCTGGTCGGTGGCCAAGCGCCTGCTCCAGCATGAGCGCAGCGGCATGGACGGCGCCCGCCGCGGTCCCGCCCAGAAGGTCATCCTGGGCCAGGTCGCCAAGAGGTATGTGGGCGAGGACGACCAGGGCCGCCTGGCCGACCCGGACCTGCGCACCCGCATTGTCATGAACGAGATGGACCAGGCCGCCTTGCAGGCCACGGTCCGCCGCGCGGCGCAGGAGGCCAAGGGCAACTCCGGCCCCAGCGCCACGACCTCGATCATGAAGAACGCCAACATGAAGATCGCCCAGGACCGGGCCGAGCTGACCCTGGAATTCATGGGTCACCAGGGCCTCGGCTGGGAGGGCCAGGACTTCGCGGCGGCCGAGCTCTCGGCGGTCCGCGGCTGGCTTTCCGGCAAGGCCGGCTCGATCTACGGCGGCTCCAACGAGGTCCAGAACAACATCATTTCCAAGCGCATCCTCGGCCTGCCCGACCTGACCCAGTCGCGCTGA
- a CDS encoding phytase produces the protein MMTARLKGLVLGVLATGLVAGGVQAQTASVPARGQTVPVGTVADDAADDPAIWRDPRNPEKSLVVGTDKKAGLHVYRLSGESVHFNPAGRVNNVDLVDLGARGVVVVASDRNDPARALLKVYRLDTRTGALLPLGQAEGGAGEAYGVCLAVIDRQVHAFSVLKDGQVVQVRLDLGRDKVSGTVVRKLGVPSQAEGCVVDNRTRTLYVGEERAGVWVFDARPGAPAEGRLAIRADGVQLVPDVEGLALAAEGRTGGWLVVSSQGDNAYALYRLPELTPAGRFRISGGELGSTEETDGIALALGRFSRAYPDGLFIAQDGDNAPNAQNFKLASWAEILRAVRTPTP, from the coding sequence ATGATGACGGCGCGGCTGAAGGGGCTGGTTCTGGGCGTTCTGGCGACGGGTCTCGTCGCCGGGGGCGTACAGGCCCAGACGGCCAGCGTCCCGGCCCGGGGCCAGACCGTACCGGTCGGCACCGTGGCAGACGACGCCGCCGACGATCCCGCTATCTGGCGGGATCCCAGGAACCCGGAGAAGAGCCTGGTCGTCGGAACCGACAAGAAGGCGGGCCTGCACGTCTATCGCCTGTCGGGGGAAAGCGTTCACTTCAACCCGGCCGGCCGCGTGAACAATGTCGACCTTGTCGACCTGGGCGCACGGGGCGTGGTGGTCGTGGCTTCCGACCGCAATGATCCGGCCCGGGCCCTCCTGAAGGTCTACCGGCTGGACACCCGCACCGGCGCCCTCCTGCCCCTGGGACAGGCCGAGGGCGGTGCGGGTGAGGCCTATGGCGTCTGCCTTGCCGTGATCGACCGACAGGTGCACGCATTCTCGGTGCTCAAGGACGGGCAGGTCGTCCAGGTCCGCCTGGACCTGGGACGCGACAAGGTATCCGGCACAGTCGTCCGGAAGCTGGGGGTTCCGTCCCAGGCCGAGGGCTGCGTGGTCGATAACCGCACCCGCACCCTATACGTCGGCGAGGAGAGGGCCGGGGTCTGGGTGTTCGACGCCCGGCCCGGCGCCCCAGCGGAGGGTCGCCTGGCGATCCGCGCCGACGGGGTCCAGCTGGTCCCGGATGTCGAGGGCCTGGCCCTGGCGGCCGAAGGCCGCACGGGGGGCTGGCTGGTGGTCTCCAGCCAGGGCGACAACGCCTACGCCCTATATCGCCTGCCCGAGCTCACGCCCGCAGGACGTTTCCGGATTTCCGGCGGCGAGCTGGGCTCCACCGAGGAGACCGACGGCATAGCCCTGGCCCTGGGCCGCTTCAGCCGCGCCTATCCAGACGGCCTCTTCATCGCCCAGGACGGCGATAACGCCCCCAACGCCCAGAACTTCAAGCTGGCCTCCTGGGCGGAGATCCTCAGGGCCGTTCGGACGCCCACTCCCTGA
- a CDS encoding PaaI family thioesterase, which produces MPEAPPLQDLQKTLGQQRLVTFEPGRAAIEYLAGVHMCHSGGVVQGGFICGWIDAAMAHAAMAGGGDMTPMSLELKVSFFAPARPGLVLAEAWIERAGKSTCFAEGRLLNAAGEVLAKATSTIRLIPRAKVEAGSKAAMG; this is translated from the coding sequence ATGCCCGAAGCCCCGCCCCTACAGGACCTCCAGAAGACGCTCGGACAGCAGCGGCTGGTCACCTTCGAGCCCGGCCGGGCGGCGATCGAGTACCTGGCCGGCGTCCACATGTGCCATTCGGGCGGCGTCGTGCAGGGCGGCTTCATCTGCGGCTGGATCGACGCGGCCATGGCCCACGCCGCCATGGCGGGCGGCGGCGACATGACCCCCATGTCCCTGGAGCTCAAGGTCAGCTTCTTTGCACCCGCCCGGCCGGGCCTCGTCCTGGCCGAGGCCTGGATCGAGCGCGCCGGCAAGTCGACCTGCTTCGCCGAGGGCCGCCTCCTGAACGCCGCCGGCGAGGTCCTGGCCAAGGCCACCTCCACCATCCGCCTGATCCCGCGCGCCAAGGTGGAGGCAGGGTCGAAGGCGGCGATGGGGTAG
- a CDS encoding PEP-CTERM sorting domain-containing protein yields the protein MRAVRPVLAALALSLAATAAWAESILFVGNSFTFGATSPVLRYRPEQVTDLNREGIGGVPAIFKVLTTQARLDYKVSLETSPGKNFDWHLANRMPLIDRPWDVVILQGQSTLDLERPGDPTRLIESGRQLSDILAQKNPSARIYYQATWSRADLTYLKPSPWKGKPIAAMARDVRAGYDRARAASKSVRGVLPVGEAWNRAMETGVADPNPYDGVAFGKVDLWGWDQYHASAAGYYLSALVIFGAVTGMDPRTFGEREVAAYELGLSPTQARGLQKAAYDQLKSEGLMPEAPTP from the coding sequence ATGCGCGCCGTTCGCCCTGTCCTCGCCGCCCTCGCCCTAAGCCTGGCCGCGACCGCAGCCTGGGCCGAGAGCATCCTCTTCGTCGGCAACAGCTTCACCTTCGGGGCGACCTCCCCGGTGCTCCGCTACCGTCCCGAACAGGTGACCGACCTGAACCGGGAAGGCATCGGCGGCGTTCCGGCCATCTTCAAGGTGCTCACCACCCAGGCCCGGCTGGACTACAAGGTCAGCCTCGAGACCTCGCCCGGCAAGAACTTCGACTGGCACCTCGCCAACCGCATGCCCCTGATCGACCGGCCCTGGGACGTGGTCATCCTCCAGGGCCAGTCCACCCTGGACCTTGAACGCCCGGGGGACCCGACCCGGCTGATCGAGTCCGGACGCCAGCTCTCGGACATCCTGGCCCAGAAGAATCCCTCCGCGAGGATCTATTACCAGGCCACCTGGTCCCGGGCGGACCTTACCTACCTCAAGCCCAGCCCCTGGAAGGGCAAGCCCATCGCCGCCATGGCCCGGGACGTCCGGGCGGGCTACGACCGGGCCCGGGCGGCCTCGAAGTCTGTCCGCGGGGTGCTTCCCGTGGGCGAGGCCTGGAACCGGGCCATGGAGACGGGCGTCGCCGACCCCAACCCCTACGATGGGGTCGCCTTCGGCAAGGTCGACCTGTGGGGATGGGACCAGTACCACGCCAGCGCGGCCGGCTATTACCTCAGCGCCCTCGTGATCTTCGGCGCCGTCACGGGCATGGACCCCAGGACCTTTGGCGAACGGGAGGTCGCGGCCTACGAACTGGGGCTCTCCCCCACCCAGGCCAGGGGCCTGCAGAAGGCCGCCTACGATCAGCTGAAGTCCGAGGGCCTGATGCCCGAAGCGCCGACGCCCTGA
- a CDS encoding TonB-dependent receptor, with amino-acid sequence MTFISRPAALRLALVCTTALLSPLAARAQDAGAVSEVIVTASRPIAESEAAALRTQKASDSLVAVAASDSVGRLPDQNIAQAASRLPGVAVERDQGQARYVSLRGAPNYWTTLSFDGINVVSPEGRDARFDAVPSAIASQIIVSKAVTPDMPGETVSGNVNIITRSPFDYPGLKLGAKAGYGIAELGDKPQYEAYGVASNRYDLGDGEVGFVVSASYFQRDMVTDNFETDYERVSQDQRPGNLTRFWAHEAENKLYRLTRKNWSVSGRGDWRQGDHHISLRSIYTTFTDDEMRDNYRFDLDDRQSDLQPLTDACATAPNPTPTNTGYADICIGNTPMKGTVYGIDIRQRSTLRAFEQSIFTNTLEGDHGFGDGWSLNWLANYTESKDDRSVVGETTWDSPSTRTLRPTVAYDFSDPDRSRLLLSTTLQLSSPTRYQAGTPVTNIDTFTKPLTSLTLLDAVDTTTAYTGRISVAKEAEFLGGEATFRVGFQFDQRTKVVDEKNLVLNQAAQFTAIGIPTDYNAFSLDQAFLGKIPMDYTFRYFDADKMRTAAGAARKAYTFNPVTGNIYDVREQVYAGYAMGTVKWDWGSAIGGVRVENLKNRGTAVATVAGVTGPITAESDRTLVFPSLHVNVNLDETKKLRLSYNSGAARADYDQLRPNVTVNDANQSISGGNPAVRPELAHGFDAYLEWYVEPQGYLMAGVFFKRVEDVLYRQTRTFGSDALNSNGIDRSGYLYSGITNGGDGSLAGLELAAQFQLDPWVDGLGVPEWMGGFGFSANATFNNSKVLKPAIGAIPARKLRLPGTSDQVYNVSGYYEKYGVSLRLSYQKRSEWLDGYADDLADAGDTYWAEDDELDFSARYEVNKNVELYFDATNLLNNPGRRFAEPGNLLTATGIPTGFTDSYTIEWERFGRRYAGGVRVSF; translated from the coding sequence ATGACCTTCATCTCCCGCCCGGCGGCGCTTCGTCTTGCGCTGGTCTGCACCACCGCCCTTCTCTCTCCCCTCGCCGCCCGGGCCCAGGACGCCGGCGCCGTCAGCGAGGTCATCGTCACCGCCTCCCGGCCGATCGCGGAATCCGAAGCTGCGGCCCTGCGCACCCAGAAGGCCTCGGACTCCCTGGTGGCGGTCGCCGCCTCGGACAGCGTCGGTCGCCTGCCGGACCAGAACATCGCCCAGGCCGCCAGCCGCCTGCCCGGCGTGGCGGTGGAGCGCGACCAGGGCCAGGCCCGCTATGTCAGCCTCCGCGGCGCGCCCAACTACTGGACGACCCTGAGCTTCGACGGGATCAACGTCGTCAGTCCCGAAGGCCGCGACGCCCGGTTCGACGCCGTGCCGTCGGCCATCGCCTCCCAGATCATCGTGTCCAAGGCCGTGACGCCGGACATGCCGGGCGAGACCGTGTCGGGCAATGTCAACATCATCACCCGCTCGCCCTTCGACTATCCCGGCCTGAAGCTCGGGGCCAAGGCGGGGTATGGGATCGCCGAACTGGGGGACAAGCCCCAGTACGAAGCCTACGGCGTCGCCTCCAACCGCTATGACCTCGGCGACGGCGAGGTCGGCTTTGTCGTCTCCGCCTCATACTTCCAGCGGGACATGGTGACCGACAACTTCGAGACCGACTACGAGCGGGTCTCCCAGGACCAGCGGCCCGGCAACCTGACCCGCTTCTGGGCGCATGAAGCCGAGAACAAGCTCTACCGCCTGACCCGCAAGAACTGGTCGGTCTCCGGCCGCGGGGACTGGCGCCAGGGCGACCACCACATCTCCCTGAGGTCCATTTACACGACCTTCACCGACGACGAGATGCGGGACAACTACCGCTTTGACCTCGACGACCGTCAGTCGGACCTGCAGCCCCTGACCGATGCCTGCGCCACCGCCCCCAACCCGACCCCGACCAATACGGGCTATGCCGACATCTGCATCGGGAACACCCCGATGAAGGGGACCGTCTACGGCATCGACATTCGCCAGCGCTCGACCCTGCGGGCCTTCGAGCAGTCGATCTTCACCAACACCCTGGAAGGGGATCACGGCTTCGGAGACGGCTGGTCGCTGAACTGGCTGGCCAACTACACCGAGTCCAAGGACGACCGCTCGGTGGTCGGCGAGACGACCTGGGACAGCCCCAGCACCCGCACCCTGCGCCCGACCGTGGCCTACGACTTCTCTGACCCCGACCGGTCGCGCCTGCTGCTGTCGACGACCCTGCAGCTGTCCAGCCCCACGCGGTACCAGGCGGGAACGCCGGTGACGAACATCGACACCTTCACCAAGCCCCTCACCTCGCTGACCCTCCTGGACGCCGTCGACACCACCACCGCCTACACGGGCCGGATCTCGGTGGCCAAGGAGGCCGAGTTCCTCGGTGGCGAGGCCACCTTCCGGGTTGGCTTCCAGTTTGACCAGCGCACCAAGGTCGTCGACGAGAAGAACCTGGTCCTGAACCAGGCCGCCCAGTTCACCGCCATCGGCATTCCCACCGACTACAACGCCTTTTCCCTGGACCAGGCCTTCCTCGGCAAGATCCCGATGGACTACACCTTCCGCTACTTCGACGCTGACAAGATGCGCACGGCGGCGGGCGCAGCGCGCAAGGCCTACACCTTCAACCCGGTGACCGGGAACATCTACGACGTGCGCGAGCAGGTCTACGCCGGCTACGCCATGGGTACGGTGAAGTGGGACTGGGGCTCGGCCATCGGCGGCGTTCGGGTCGAGAACCTGAAAAATCGGGGGACCGCCGTCGCGACCGTGGCCGGTGTGACCGGCCCGATCACGGCCGAATCCGACCGCACCCTGGTCTTCCCCAGCCTCCACGTGAATGTGAACCTGGACGAGACCAAGAAGCTGCGCCTGTCCTACAACAGCGGCGCGGCCCGGGCCGACTACGACCAGCTGCGTCCCAACGTGACGGTGAACGACGCCAACCAGAGCATCTCGGGCGGCAACCCGGCGGTCCGGCCCGAGCTGGCCCACGGCTTCGACGCCTACCTCGAGTGGTATGTCGAGCCGCAGGGCTACCTGATGGCCGGCGTCTTCTTCAAGCGCGTGGAGGACGTGCTCTACCGCCAGACCCGCACCTTCGGCTCCGACGCCCTGAACAGCAATGGGATCGATCGCTCTGGCTATCTCTACTCGGGCATCACCAACGGCGGCGACGGTAGCCTGGCGGGCCTGGAACTGGCCGCCCAGTTCCAGCTGGACCCCTGGGTGGACGGCCTTGGCGTTCCGGAATGGATGGGAGGCTTCGGCTTCAGCGCCAACGCCACCTTCAACAACAGCAAGGTGCTCAAGCCCGCCATCGGCGCCATCCCGGCCCGCAAGCTGCGCCTGCCGGGGACCTCTGACCAAGTCTACAACGTCAGCGGCTACTACGAGAAGTATGGGGTATCCCTGCGCCTCAGCTACCAGAAGCGCTCCGAATGGCTGGACGGCTACGCCGATGACCTGGCGGACGCCGGCGACACCTACTGGGCCGAGGATGACGAGCTGGACTTCTCCGCCCGGTACGAGGTGAACAAGAACGTCGAGCTCTACTTCGACGCCACCAACCTCCTGAACAACCCCGGCCGGCGCTTCGCCGAGCCCGGCAACCTCCTGACGGCGACCGGCATCCCAACGGGCTTCACCGACAGCTACACCATCGAGTGGGAGCGGTTTGGGCGGCGCTATGCCGGCGGCGTTCGGGTCTCGTTCTGA
- a CDS encoding acyl-CoA dehydrogenase family protein: MAVLNEEQSMLRDAAKSWTQEKSPVTAFRKMRDSGVEIGYDANAWNEMAEMGWAGVIIPEEYGGSAFGYLSMGLILEELGRTLTASPLIASGVGAASALVLGGSDAQKSEWLPKIAEGTVVGALAVDEGPHHAPEKVALAATKSGAGYSLSGTKTFVIEGLAASLLVVSARTSGKPGDKDGITLFLVPADAKGVSRKRLALADNRGAANITFDKVEVGADAVLGAADKGWDVLEKTLDRVRAALAAEMLGSANQAFETTLDYLKVRVQFGQVIGSFQALQHRAAKMFTDLELARSAVEAALQAIDADSPDVAELVSLSKAKMGDVFHLVSNEMVQMHGGIGMTDAHDSGFYLKRARAAEAAFGSQSYHRDRYARINGY, translated from the coding sequence ATGGCCGTTCTGAACGAAGAACAGAGCATGCTCCGCGACGCCGCGAAGAGCTGGACCCAGGAAAAGAGCCCGGTCACCGCCTTCCGCAAGATGCGCGATTCCGGCGTCGAGATCGGATACGACGCAAACGCCTGGAACGAGATGGCCGAGATGGGCTGGGCCGGGGTCATCATCCCGGAAGAGTACGGCGGCTCGGCCTTCGGCTACCTGTCCATGGGCCTCATCCTCGAGGAACTGGGCCGGACCCTGACCGCCTCTCCGCTCATCGCCTCTGGCGTGGGCGCCGCCTCGGCCCTGGTCCTCGGCGGCTCTGACGCCCAGAAGTCCGAGTGGCTGCCGAAGATCGCCGAAGGCACGGTCGTCGGCGCCCTGGCGGTGGACGAAGGCCCCCACCACGCCCCGGAAAAGGTCGCCCTGGCCGCGACCAAGTCCGGCGCCGGCTACAGCCTGAGCGGGACCAAGACCTTCGTGATCGAAGGCCTGGCCGCTAGCCTGCTGGTGGTCTCCGCCCGCACCTCCGGCAAGCCGGGCGACAAGGACGGGATCACCCTGTTCCTGGTCCCCGCCGACGCCAAGGGCGTGAGCCGCAAGCGCCTGGCCCTCGCTGACAACCGCGGCGCGGCCAACATCACCTTCGACAAGGTCGAAGTGGGCGCCGACGCCGTCCTCGGCGCCGCCGACAAGGGCTGGGACGTCCTGGAAAAGACCCTGGACCGCGTGCGCGCGGCCCTGGCCGCCGAGATGCTCGGCTCGGCCAACCAGGCCTTCGAGACCACCCTCGACTACCTCAAGGTCCGTGTGCAGTTCGGCCAGGTGATCGGCTCCTTCCAGGCCCTGCAGCACCGCGCCGCCAAGATGTTCACCGATCTCGAGCTGGCCCGCAGCGCCGTCGAGGCGGCCCTCCAGGCCATCGACGCCGACAGCCCGGACGTCGCCGAGCTGGTGTCCCTGTCCAAGGCCAAGATGGGCGACGTCTTCCACCTGGTGTCCAACGAGATGGTCCAGATGCATGGCGGCATCGGCATGACCGATGCCCATGACTCGGGCTTCTACCTGAAGCGCGCCCGCGCGGCCGAGGCGGCCTTCGGCAGCCAGAGCTACCACCGCGACCGCTACGCCCGGATCAACGGCTACTGA
- a CDS encoding DUF5658 family protein: protein MPIELPLAGVSTFLAFLDAAITHFGLKGGRVEESNPAVLWVYQRLPPALFIALFALTHGALSLVGFHLFGPPAQWGLAAAGLAPVIWNIWLLFLTRKAG from the coding sequence ATGCCGATCGAACTGCCCCTCGCCGGCGTATCCACCTTCCTCGCCTTCCTGGATGCGGCCATCACCCATTTCGGGCTCAAGGGAGGGCGGGTCGAGGAATCGAACCCCGCCGTCCTCTGGGTCTACCAGCGGCTTCCACCGGCGCTGTTCATCGCCCTCTTCGCCCTGACCCACGGAGCGCTCTCCCTGGTCGGCTTCCACCTCTTCGGTCCTCCCGCCCAGTGGGGCTTGGCCGCGGCAGGCCTTGCCCCGGTGATCTGGAATATCTGGCTGCTCTTTCTGACCCGTAAGGCGGGCTAA